The following is a genomic window from Micropterus dolomieu isolate WLL.071019.BEF.003 ecotype Adirondacks linkage group LG12, ASM2129224v1, whole genome shotgun sequence.
ATCAGGAGTTTGGACATTTGTGGGAAGCAGCGGCGTCTCTGTCGTCGAGGATTTAACAAAGTTTGGAtctgaaaaaacacatttaaaagattaacaccacaatatttaaaaaaaaacaaactactatTATAGGAGGACAAAAGTTGTTCTacagatgtctgtttttgaCCTGTGTGCAGAAATCGTCTATGTTCACTACATTTTGACAGTAAAGTTCTGCCTTGTGTTGCAATCTGGACCATCAGCATCTAAACAAACTCACCAACACTAAGTAGAATAATTGACTCCTTCACTTGGCTGTTTAACTTGGGGATGAAACATTTGTATCTCCCTCCATCAGCCGGCGTCACGTTGGTGATCTTCAGAGAAATGTTTCCACGTTTCAGTTGGTCTGTGAACAGCATCGTCCTGCCGAAGTACGACTGGAGCTTCATGTCCAGGTTTTCACGTCCGTCCCTGTAAACGTGCACGTAGTCGACCCGGCTCAGACGATCAGAGGGGTCGGGCTTGAGATCTGGCTTCGACCACTCCACGGTCAGATCCTCCACATTGTAAGCAGGATCCAGGTGGCACGGCAGGATGACGTCATCACCCGGAGCAGCGATGATTGGCTGAAGTGACCCGATCACACGAGGCTGACCTGGAAAAAGGAGGAATATTTatgtacagagatgagccgcataaataaaagctgtatttcATGTTACGTGTGGTTCAGTGGCTTAAACAGCAATCAGCAGCTTATCAACTTTATTGATCCACACATCACATCAATGTTATAACGTTAGTTTTAAAGTTACAGCGaagccataataataataataataatttctaatCACATCTGAGTTCATGTAGGCTACACTAGCCTAAACTATCAGGAGAACAATGGTCACAGTCGCTATTTTATTAACTCATAATGGCACGATAtttgactgaa
Proteins encoded in this region:
- the LOC123980362 gene encoding myelin-oligodendrocyte glycoprotein-like — translated: MVHFGNFMLDFTFFPLWTLAVCLSTAVWTPIEGQPRVIGSLQPIIAAPGDDVILPCHLDPAYNVEDLTVEWSKPDLKPDPSDRLSRVDYVHVYRDGRENLDMKLQSYFGRTMLFTDQLKRGNISLKITNVTPADGGRYKCFIPKLNSQVKESIILLSVDPNFVKSSTTETPLLPTNVQTPDPKEETDVKGGRSYQGVWIPAVVFGVLLVLGVCGGVAGYVIKHKPQKLNLPKYEVTPERLLPV